The Hymenobacter oligotrophus genome has a window encoding:
- a CDS encoding thymidine kinase: MFIEPRVGNGRGLPRRGWIEVIVGSMFSGKTEELIRRLNRAKIARQHVEIFKPGLDTRYHAEDVVSHNANSIRSTPVTFPNEMLLPASSCDVVGIDEAQFFDDSLVDVCNQLADHGVRVIVAGLDMDYLGKPFGPMPALLAVAEYVTKVHAVCVRCGDIASYSFRKIASAEQVLLGETDSYEARCRHCFLEGQHGKSEAQAAAAAVAHLKH; the protein is encoded by the coding sequence ATGTTTATTGAACCCCGTGTCGGCAATGGCCGCGGATTGCCCCGCCGGGGCTGGATAGAAGTAATTGTGGGCTCGATGTTTTCGGGCAAAACCGAAGAGCTGATCCGGCGCCTTAACCGCGCCAAAATTGCGCGCCAGCACGTCGAAATCTTTAAGCCGGGGCTGGATACGCGCTACCACGCCGAAGACGTGGTGTCGCACAACGCCAACAGCATCCGCTCCACGCCCGTTACCTTCCCCAACGAAATGCTGCTGCCCGCCTCCTCGTGCGACGTGGTGGGCATCGACGAGGCCCAGTTCTTCGACGACTCGTTGGTGGACGTGTGCAACCAACTGGCCGACCACGGGGTGCGCGTAATCGTGGCCGGGCTCGATATGGACTACCTAGGCAAGCCCTTTGGCCCCATGCCGGCGCTGCTGGCCGTGGCCGAGTACGTAACCAAGGTGCACGCCGTGTGCGTGCGCTGCGGCGACATTGCCTCGTACTCGTTCCGCAAAATTGCCTCCGCGGAGCAGGTGCTCCTAGGCGAAACCGACTCGTACGAGGCCCGCTGCCGCCACTGCTTCCTGGAGGGCCAGCACGGCAAATCGGAGGCCCAGGCAGCCGCGGCCGCTGTGGCCCACCTCAAGCACTAA
- a CDS encoding 2Fe-2S iron-sulfur cluster-binding protein, translated as MPTLTVQNLPGGPINVSSGQTLLRAVQDAGHDWMHACGAKGRCTTCRIELISGAENLAPPTAHELRYLNTGRLAPNCRLSCQAQLPQGEVVGRVPDATQLPHVQYLGDR; from the coding sequence ATGCCTACACTAACCGTGCAAAACCTGCCCGGCGGGCCTATCAACGTAAGCAGCGGGCAGACGTTGCTGCGGGCTGTGCAAGACGCCGGCCACGACTGGATGCACGCCTGCGGCGCCAAGGGCCGGTGCACCACGTGCCGCATCGAGTTAATAAGCGGAGCCGAAAACCTGGCCCCGCCCACCGCGCACGAGCTGCGTTACCTCAACACGGGCCGGCTGGCACCCAATTGCCGCCTAAGCTGCCAGGCGCAGCTGCCGCAGGGCGAGGTGGTAGGCCGCGTGCCCGATGCCACCCAGCTGCCCCACGTGCAGTACCTAGGTGATAGGTAA
- the porZ gene encoding type IX secretion system anionic LPS delivery protein PorZ encodes MTHALRLFLLLIGLACAAVPAVAQRTAAYGDWQLHLPTNRSLMLADAGQRVFVVAQDAFYAFDKETSSLQLLSRRDGLTDVGVSAVAYDSLTQQVVVAYRSGTVDVLDPTGRLLTSYADIRRKAISGSKDIYSISFARRQAYLSTSFGVVVLDLQRREIRDTYANIGPGGTVPQVYATAVLNDSLYAATSAGLLRGRLGTNLLDFNNWRGYAGFGQRAGNPYRTLVAHQGKVFAGINNDNLYRAVGANLVSLGFGAADFRALRSSAAGLLVAEPTAVNVLNARTNARYQLKASQFADIRDAVRPASGPVYVADFRNGLVRLEANGQNATNFVGNAPPTTAAFNILTDRTTRTVTVFTGGYQESYLQLGTRNGFYQYDADGRWTSFNAQTLPPSQYPNLLDLSRGTRTPDGTLYVASYGQGLLQWKGPGEFQVFGLGNSPLRSGITNPQDPNLPLFVRVTDVAADPEGNVWVVNRWAPNNAPAATTFPGLFKFSPATNSWQAAPAFPGSGNLERLVFDDLGHAWVSRDRRSTPGLLAYNPQNNSYRSFTIASYNLPAVNVRDLVKDRNGDIWAATDAGVAVYSNPGQVFDADAPDFVRPAVRRGEGRGNELLYSEVVNAIAVDGANRKWFGTDNGLWLFSPDGDEGLFHFTTDNSPLPTNRIVDVAVDDYTGEVWVATEGGLVSYRGSATVTEGKIECAKVFPNPVRAEYSGQVGISGLANNAEVKITDVTGTLVYQTRATGGTVVWNLTDYNGRRVQSGVYLVLTADAQGKNGCISKVAVLTK; translated from the coding sequence ATGACCCACGCGCTCCGTTTGTTTTTGCTGCTGATTGGCTTGGCCTGCGCGGCGGTACCAGCCGTGGCCCAACGCACCGCCGCCTACGGCGATTGGCAGTTGCATTTGCCCACCAACCGCAGCCTGATGCTGGCCGACGCGGGCCAGCGCGTGTTTGTGGTGGCGCAGGATGCTTTTTACGCTTTCGACAAGGAGACCAGCAGCCTGCAGTTGCTTTCGCGGCGCGACGGGCTCACCGACGTGGGTGTTAGCGCCGTAGCCTACGATTCGCTTACGCAGCAGGTGGTGGTGGCTTACCGCAGCGGCACCGTGGATGTGCTCGATCCTACCGGCCGGCTGCTTACCTCGTACGCCGACATCCGGCGCAAGGCCATTTCGGGCAGCAAGGATATTTATAGCATCAGCTTTGCGCGCCGGCAGGCCTACCTCAGCACGAGCTTTGGCGTGGTGGTGCTCGACTTGCAGCGCCGCGAAATTCGGGACACCTACGCCAACATTGGGCCGGGCGGGACCGTGCCGCAGGTGTACGCCACCGCCGTGCTCAACGACTCGCTATACGCCGCTACCAGCGCAGGCTTGCTGCGCGGGCGGCTCGGCACCAACCTACTCGATTTTAATAACTGGCGCGGCTACGCTGGTTTTGGGCAGCGCGCCGGCAACCCCTACCGCACGCTGGTGGCGCACCAGGGCAAAGTGTTTGCGGGCATCAACAACGACAACCTCTACCGCGCCGTGGGGGCCAACCTAGTGAGCCTGGGCTTTGGCGCTGCCGATTTCCGGGCGCTGCGCTCGTCGGCGGCGGGCTTGCTGGTTGCCGAGCCCACGGCGGTAAACGTGCTCAATGCGCGCACCAATGCGCGGTACCAGCTAAAGGCCAGCCAATTTGCCGACATCCGCGATGCCGTGCGCCCCGCAAGCGGCCCGGTGTACGTAGCCGATTTTCGCAACGGGCTGGTACGCCTCGAGGCCAACGGCCAAAACGCGACAAATTTTGTCGGCAACGCACCACCTACCACCGCCGCATTCAACATCCTCACCGACCGCACCACCCGCACCGTTACGGTATTTACGGGCGGCTACCAGGAAAGCTACCTGCAGTTGGGGACGCGTAACGGGTTTTATCAGTACGATGCCGACGGCCGCTGGACCAGCTTTAATGCCCAAACCCTGCCGCCCAGCCAATACCCCAACCTGCTCGACCTTAGCCGCGGCACCCGCACCCCCGACGGCACCCTCTACGTGGCCAGCTACGGGCAGGGCCTGCTGCAGTGGAAAGGACCCGGCGAATTTCAGGTGTTTGGGCTGGGCAACAGCCCGCTGCGCTCGGGCATTACCAACCCGCAAGACCCCAACCTGCCCTTGTTCGTGCGCGTGACCGACGTGGCCGCCGACCCCGAGGGCAACGTGTGGGTGGTAAACCGGTGGGCGCCGAACAACGCCCCGGCCGCTACCACGTTTCCGGGGTTGTTTAAGTTTTCGCCGGCCACCAACAGCTGGCAGGCGGCGCCGGCGTTTCCGGGGTCGGGCAACCTCGAGCGGCTGGTGTTCGACGACCTAGGGCACGCCTGGGTAAGCCGCGACCGGCGCAGCACGCCGGGGCTGCTGGCTTACAACCCGCAAAACAACAGCTACCGCAGCTTTACCATTGCCAGCTACAACTTGCCCGCTGTGAACGTGCGCGACTTGGTGAAGGACCGCAACGGCGACATCTGGGCCGCCACCGATGCCGGCGTGGCCGTGTACAGCAACCCCGGCCAGGTATTCGACGCCGATGCGCCTGACTTTGTTCGGCCGGCGGTGCGCCGCGGCGAAGGGCGCGGCAACGAGCTGTTGTACTCCGAGGTGGTAAATGCCATTGCCGTGGACGGCGCCAACCGCAAGTGGTTTGGCACCGACAACGGCCTGTGGCTGTTCAGCCCCGATGGCGACGAAGGCCTGTTTCATTTCACCACCGACAACAGCCCGCTGCCCACCAACCGCATTGTTGATGTAGCCGTTGATGACTACACCGGCGAGGTGTGGGTGGCCACCGAAGGCGGCTTGGTGAGCTACCGCGGCTCCGCTACCGTTACGGAAGGCAAAATCGAATGCGCCAAGGTGTTCCCGAACCCGGTGCGAGCCGAGTATAGCGGGCAAGTGGGCATTTCGGGGCTGGCTAACAACGCGGAGGTAAAGATTACCGATGTTACGGGCACGCTTGTGTACCAAACCCGCGCCACCGGCGGCACCGTCGTCTGGAACCTCACCGACTACAACGGCCGCCGCGTGCAATCGGGCGTGTACCTAGTGCTGACGGCCGATGCGCAAGGCAAAAACGGCTGCATTTCGAAGGTGGCCGTACTGACAAAATAA
- the recO gene encoding DNA repair protein RecO: MLIKTRGIVLNYLKYRETSIIARIYTEERGVQSYIVNGVRKAKPPGRIALFQPFTLLDMVAYVSPRGGLTRLSEYRCLRPFRSIPYDVRKSSVVLFLSEVAGRTLREEEENPALFEFLYDAIVAFDEQQTGFENFPLLFLLNLASYLGFGPESGQQITEQVAFASDVNQSSTARSTVLRFQEFEHFYDDLLHQPEQAAIPNGRVRRDLLNILLRYYQLHIEGLGDVRSLDVLSEVLAEL, encoded by the coding sequence ATGCTGATCAAAACCCGGGGCATCGTCCTGAACTACCTGAAATACCGCGAAACCAGCATCATCGCGCGCATTTATACCGAAGAGCGCGGGGTGCAATCGTACATCGTAAACGGGGTGCGCAAGGCCAAGCCGCCGGGGCGCATCGCGCTGTTTCAGCCCTTTACCCTGCTCGATATGGTGGCGTACGTGTCGCCGCGCGGCGGGCTCACGCGCTTGTCGGAGTACCGGTGCCTGCGCCCGTTCCGCAGCATTCCGTACGACGTGCGCAAGAGCAGTGTGGTGCTCTTTCTGTCGGAAGTAGCCGGCCGCACCCTGCGCGAAGAAGAAGAAAACCCCGCGTTGTTTGAGTTTCTGTACGACGCCATTGTGGCCTTCGACGAGCAGCAAACCGGGTTCGAGAACTTCCCGCTCCTGTTTCTGCTGAACCTAGCCAGCTACCTAGGGTTCGGGCCCGAGTCGGGGCAGCAGATTACCGAGCAAGTTGCCTTTGCCTCCGACGTCAACCAATCGTCCACGGCCCGCAGCACGGTGCTGCGCTTTCAGGAGTTCGAGCACTTCTACGACGATTTGCTGCACCAGCCCGAGCAGGCTGCCATCCCGAACGGCCGCGTACGCCGCGATTTGCTCAACATTTTGCTGCGCTACTATCAGCTGCACATCGAAGGCCTAGGCGACGTTCGCTCGCTCGATGTGCTATCGGAGGTGCTGGCCGAATTGTAG